The Citrus sinensis cultivar Valencia sweet orange chromosome 4, DVS_A1.0, whole genome shotgun sequence DNA segment GCCTGTAAACATCTCATTCGTCGGCCTCTTTCCTGTAAACATTTCCAGCAAAAGTATGCCAAAACTGTACACATCTCCACTTGTTGAGACTTCGCTTCCCATTCCGTACTCTGCAATTCGAAAATTAGAATTGTTGGTTCAACTAGTAAAATCTCTAAGGATTGAAAaacaagttaattaaattatagtatttaCCTGGAGCAGCATAACCAACGGTTCCTTTAACTCCAGTAGAGCTTGATTGATTAGATGACAAGTTATTGGTGGCGTCCGGAAGGAATTTCGCTAATCCAAAATCACCTACATGGGCAGTCAATTCACCATCCAGAAGAACATTGCTCGGCTTAAGATCACAATGGACTATTGGATTTTCGCAGTAGTGATGAAGATAATCCAATGCGGAAGCCACATCAACGGCAATATTCAGTCTTTGGAGGAGATATAAATTCCTTGGTGCCTCAGGGTTTGGATGCAACCATTCCTCCAGGCTCCCGTTCACCATGAACTCATAAACTAAGGCCTCGAAATCGTTTCCTTGAAAGTCAACACTTGCACACGAAGTTATTATTTTGACGAGATTCCGATGCCTAATACTTCTAAAGGCTTGACACTCCGCTATGAAACTCTTTGAAGCTCCTCGATGTTGAAGATTAAGCACCTTAACTGCCACCAGCGTTTCATGATCATCATGATTGAGGATTCCTTGATAGACCGAACCAAAGCTACCGGCACCAATCAAGTTTTCCAAAGAGAACCCATCAGTTGCTTTGAACAGATTCTCATAGGACACTCGTAAAACCGAAGCCAATACTGCTGATGGAGGAGGGGCCGGCTCCCTTTTTGATTTGCTCCGCCGGGAAGTAATTATCAAACACGACATCCCTGTCACTAACAAAATTACTGCAACTACAGGAATAATCAGTTTCAGGGAACGGGCACGTGATTGCTTTGATTCTTTGATGGAACAAGTAGATAAATGCAACTCAGATATGCCACCACAGAGGTTATCATTTCCATCAAGAGATATAGCACTTGAATTGCTGAAGACTCCTTTTATTGGTACTTCACCCTCAAAATGATTAGAAGACAGATTTAAAttctgcaaaaagaaaaagttttcaaaatattttggaatCCGTCCAGACAAATTGTTCCGCGAAAGATCAAGGTGCTGAATGCCTCTCAAAGAACTGAATGATGAAGGGATATTCCCTTGAAAGAAATTACCATTCATGACAAGTTGTTCCAACCTAACGCAACTTCCTAGACTGTTTGGAATTTCACCAGACAATTTGTTCTCAGATACATCTAGAACACCCAGATTTTTCAAGATGCCAAAATTTGAGGGCAAAGGACCGTTCAATTGGTTTTGAGATAGATCAAGATAGATTGATAAGGAAGAGAGACCAATCACTTCAGTGGGTATGGTACCAGTGAGGTTGTTATTAGAGAGATCTAATAATATCAAGTTTTTGCATTTCCCTAGACTTGATGGAATGCTTCCCTCTAACATGTTTCCTTCAAAACTTAGTGTGAATAACAATGTCAAATTTCCTACAGAAGATGGAATTTCCCCCAAAAACTTGTTCCCCTTCAGCCTCAACCTCTGCAGCTTTTGAAGATCTCCTATACTTCCCAGAATTCGGCCTGTGAATTGGTTGTCCCCAAGATCTAAAAGCTCCAAGTTAACAAGATTTCCTAATCCACTTGGGATATTTCCGAACAATTGATTGTTTCCAACGGTAAATCTTTTAAGTCGGGTTGACAAGTTCCCCACAGATTCAGGTAACATTCCTCCAAAATTGTTAATACTAATTTCCATCATCTCTAGTCTAGAAGCGTTGACCAAAGAACTGACAAATTCCAAGTCATCTTTTTCCCCATTTCCTAAGTGATTCAGAGAAAAGCTAACCCGTTGGAGTTTATATAAATTTCCCAAACTCGGCACCTTTCCACTGAATCCATTTTTCTGGATTGTAAGTCTCATTAGATTTGAGGCATTGGATATTGAAGCAGGAATAGGCCCAGTAAACTGATTATTACCAAAGTTTAGTACTTCAAGATTAGGAAGAATGAAGCCTAAGTCTGATGGAAGGCTTCCTTGAAGTTGGTTAACAGGAAAATCCAAAAGACTAAGCGAAGACAAGTTGTAGATTGAGAAAGGGATTTCACCTGATAGCTTATTTGCTCCGAATCCTATTGAACGCATCCTCTTAAGCTCGCTCAGGGTTTCAGGAATTTGTCCCACAAACTGATTTACAGCTGCTGAAAGGAACTCGAGTGATGACAAATTGCCAAAGGAAGATGGGATTTCTCCTGACAAATTGTTGAAGTGTACTGCGAGAGTCCGGAGCTTTGATAAGGAGCCCAGTTTCCCTGGAACTTTCCCCACAAGCTCATTGAAGCCTAACCAGAGGGATTCAAGATTAACGCAATGCGATAGGTTGTCAGGAATTTGACCTCTGAATGTATTTTTCTCCAGGCTTAATTTTTGTAACCTGAACAGATATCCAATCTCTTGAGGGATTTCGTTGCGGAAGCTATTGTTTTTGAGATCTAACACT contains these protein-coding regions:
- the LOC102621560 gene encoding probable LRR receptor-like serine/threonine-protein kinase At3g47570, yielding MTKCWKLTETQKGVCFSLQSTDYMLKSNETDQLALLEFKAKVTHDPLEVLSSWNYSRHFCQWKGVTCSRRHQRVTALLLPSLLLQGSLSPHIGNLSFLRVLDLKNNSFRNEIPQEIGYLFRLQKLSLEKNTFRGQIPDNLSHCVNLESLWLGFNELVGKVPGKLGSLSKLRTLAVHFNNLSGEIPSSFGNLSSLEFLSAAVNQFVGQIPETLSELKRMRSIGFGANKLSGEIPFSIYNLSSLSLLDFPVNQLQGSLPSDLGFILPNLEVLNFGNNQFTGPIPASISNASNLMRLTIQKNGFSGKVPSLGNLYKLQRVSFSLNHLGNGEKDDLEFVSSLVNASRLEMMEISINNFGGMLPESVGNLSTRLKRFTVGNNQLFGNIPSGLGNLVNLELLDLGDNQFTGRILGSIGDLQKLQRLRLKGNKFLGEIPSSVGNLTLLFTLSFEGNMLEGSIPSSLGKCKNLILLDLSNNNLTGTIPTEVIGLSSLSIYLDLSQNQLNGPLPSNFGILKNLGVLDVSENKLSGEIPNSLGSCVRLEQLVMNGNFFQGNIPSSFSSLRGIQHLDLSRNNLSGRIPKYFENFFFLQNLNLSSNHFEGEVPIKGVFSNSSAISLDGNDNLCGGISELHLSTCSIKESKQSRARSLKLIIPVVAVILLVTGMSCLIITSRRSKSKREPAPPPSAVLASVLRVSYENLFKATDGFSLENLIGAGSFGSVYQGILNHDDHETLVAVKVLNLQHRGASKSFIAECQAFRSIRHRNLVKIITSCASVDFQGNDFEALVYEFMVNGSLEEWLHPNPEAPRNLYLLQRLNIAVDVASALDYLHHYCENPIVHCDLKPSNVLLDGELTAHVGDFGLAKFLPDATNNLSSNQSSSTGVKGTVGYAAPEYGMGSEVSTSGDVYSFGILLLEMFTGKRPTNEMFTGNLTLHNFVEEALPERLAEIVDPVLLVEREEGETSETSAHKQWTRNFSVEECLVSVLGIGVTCSSELPRERMSMEEVAAQLLSFRNKLVKNVRGQPATNVTA